One window of Blastocatellia bacterium genomic DNA carries:
- a CDS encoding MFS transporter — MQESRPGRKVGYVELLRGNRHFRRLTIGRLISQTGDWFNSVALFTLLLNLTGSGEAIGLVLIIKLLPQFLVGPLAGVVADRFNRKAIMIWADVLRGVLVFGFLFVNRPEQVWIVYLLAGLEIILSSFFEPAESAAVPMIVRREELIAANALGGATWSLTLAFGAALGGAVTDLFGRNTAFVIDAISFFISAAFIWATRIPKLPKRERDSAQRMSWLEMTGMADMIEGVRYLKTNPHVIALLLVKSGWGLGGGVLLLLAIFGREIFPLGHDGSASIGLLYAARGTGALLGPMIATWITDDSPRPMRRTISIAFFVSAIFYLLFSGSPSLVLALLFVIGAHAGGSIQWVFSTTLLQLAVPNRFLGRVFALEMGFLTLAMSLSTYVTGWGLDHAGLSARQMAAWLGAAFLIPGLTWLVLQRWLDKFETGLGERTPTAIEAEPATETSFPPVA, encoded by the coding sequence ATGCAAGAGAGCAGGCCGGGCCGGAAGGTTGGATACGTCGAGTTGTTGCGCGGCAATCGCCACTTTCGCCGGTTGACGATTGGCCGGCTGATCTCGCAGACCGGCGACTGGTTCAACAGCGTCGCCCTCTTTACCCTGCTCTTGAACCTCACCGGGTCGGGCGAAGCCATCGGCCTCGTCCTCATCATCAAGCTGCTGCCGCAATTTCTGGTCGGGCCGCTGGCCGGCGTCGTCGCCGACCGCTTCAACCGCAAAGCCATCATGATCTGGGCCGACGTGCTGCGCGGAGTGCTGGTCTTCGGCTTTCTCTTCGTCAATCGGCCCGAACAGGTGTGGATCGTCTACCTGCTCGCGGGGCTCGAAATCATCCTCTCATCTTTCTTCGAGCCTGCCGAATCTGCCGCCGTGCCGATGATCGTCCGACGCGAAGAGTTGATCGCCGCAAACGCCCTGGGCGGCGCGACGTGGTCGCTGACGCTGGCCTTCGGCGCGGCGCTGGGCGGCGCGGTGACCGACCTCTTCGGCAGAAACACCGCGTTCGTCATTGACGCCATTTCGTTCTTCATCTCTGCCGCTTTCATCTGGGCGACGCGCATCCCAAAGCTGCCGAAGCGCGAGCGTGACAGCGCCCAGCGCATGTCGTGGCTTGAGATGACCGGCATGGCCGACATGATCGAAGGCGTGCGGTATTTGAAGACTAACCCGCACGTCATCGCTCTATTGCTGGTCAAGAGCGGCTGGGGGCTGGGCGGCGGCGTGCTGCTGTTGCTGGCCATCTTTGGCCGCGAGATCTTTCCGCTGGGGCATGACGGCAGCGCCTCGATTGGCTTGCTCTATGCGGCGCGCGGCACGGGAGCGCTGCTCGGGCCGATGATCGCCACATGGATCACAGACGATTCGCCGCGTCCCATGCGCCGCACGATCAGCATCGCCTTTTTTGTCTCGGCCATCTTCTACCTGTTATTCTCGGGCTCGCCGTCGCTCGTGCTGGCGCTGCTGTTCGTCATCGGCGCGCATGCGGGCGGCAGCATCCAGTGGGTCTTTTCGACGACGCTGTTGCAACTGGCGGTGCCGAATCGTTTCCTCGGTCGCGTCTTCGCGCTAGAGATGGGCTTTCTGACGCTGGCGATGTCGCTGTCAACCTACGTGACCGGCTGGGGCTTAGACCACGCCGGCCTGAGCGCCCGACAGATGGCCGCCTGGCTGGGCGCGGCCTTCCTGATACCGGGACTGACGTGGCTGGTGTTACAGCGATGGCTCGATAAATTCGAAACCGGCCTCGGCGAGCGCACACCAACGGCCATTGAGGCCGAGCCGGCAACCGAGACTTCATTCCCGCCGGTCGCTTAA
- a CDS encoding serine hydrolase codes for MMRITRPGTFTASLLLSLTLCSMAQTAGPRPLNPATMPVGERVRKELVEFKGKVILFAKNLDSGATFGIGEDQRVRTASTIKVAVMVEAFARVAEGKAKWSDEVVLTTAKKVGGSGILQELSDGLRLNLRDAVTLMMTLSDNTATNLVLDALTTDAVNARMESLGLHQTRVLRKVFGGGISRAGEDPALKPYGLGVTTPHEMVTLLEKLERGEVVSREASKEMLALMKREQVHAGIGRTLNGVEMATKSGALDQLRSNVGIIYSKRGRIAMAITCDDMPEADWTEDNAGLLMLSRLSLILMDGLGQSPANEHR; via the coding sequence ATGATGAGAATCACTCGACCGGGCACTTTCACCGCATCGTTGCTGCTATCGCTCACCCTCTGCTCAATGGCGCAGACCGCCGGGCCACGCCCGCTGAACCCGGCGACCATGCCAGTGGGCGAGCGTGTGCGCAAAGAGCTGGTTGAGTTCAAAGGCAAGGTTATTTTATTCGCCAAGAATCTCGACAGCGGCGCGACCTTTGGCATCGGCGAAGACCAGCGCGTCCGCACCGCCAGCACCATCAAAGTCGCGGTGATGGTCGAAGCCTTTGCCCGTGTCGCCGAAGGCAAAGCGAAATGGAGCGATGAAGTCGTGCTGACAACCGCCAAGAAAGTTGGCGGCTCAGGCATTCTGCAAGAACTGTCTGACGGCCTGCGCCTCAACCTGCGCGACGCCGTCACCTTGATGATGACCCTCAGCGACAACACGGCCACCAACCTGGTGCTGGACGCCTTGACCACCGATGCGGTTAACGCGCGCATGGAGTCGCTCGGCCTGCACCAGACGCGCGTGTTGCGCAAGGTCTTTGGCGGCGGCATAAGTCGCGCGGGCGAAGACCCGGCCCTCAAGCCTTACGGGCTGGGCGTGACGACGCCGCATGAGATGGTCACACTGCTTGAAAAGCTGGAGCGCGGCGAGGTCGTCAGCCGCGAAGCCTCCAAAGAAATGCTGGCGCTGATGAAACGCGAGCAGGTTCATGCAGGTATCGGGCGCACCTTGAACGGCGTCGAGATGGCGACCAAGTCGGGCGCGCTCGATCAACTGCGCAGCAACGTCGGCATCATCTACAGCAAGCGTGGCCGCATCGCGATGGCGATTACCTGTGATGACATGCCGGAGGCTGATTGGACAGAAGATAATGCCGGCCTGCTGATGCTGTCGCGGCTGTCGCTCATTCTCATGGATGGGCTGGGGCAATCGCCCGCCAATGAACATCGGTAA
- the purD gene encoding phosphoribosylamine--glycine ligase, with protein MNILVIGSGGREHALCWKLKQSPRTAALFCAPGNAGIAALADCLPADVNDAGSLANLAEAIKADLTVVGPEAPLVAGISEAFHARGLRLVGPSAEAARLEGSKIFAKQFMARHQIPTAQFTACHSPESARAARELEFRFPVVIKADGLAAGKGVRIAQNEGEFDAAIQDLMIDRLFGEAGTRIVLEECLVGHEASVMLFTDGKDYKVIAPARDYKRVNDRDEGPNTGGMGSFSMPGLIDEATMARIRGEVIEPALAGLRAEGYPFRGFLYAGLMLTADGPKVIEFNARLGDPETQPILMRLDSDLVDICEAIIDERIGATEVRWSDVATVCVVAASGGYPGDFEKGKAISGLDEAGTVEGVVVFHAGTARDTGGGLVTTGGRVLGVTARAATLEAARARAYEAISKIQFERMHYRQDIAAQA; from the coding sequence ATGAACATACTGGTCATCGGCTCTGGCGGGCGCGAGCATGCGCTCTGCTGGAAGCTCAAACAATCGCCGCGCACCGCGGCGCTCTTCTGCGCCCCCGGCAACGCCGGCATCGCCGCCCTCGCCGACTGCTTGCCCGCCGATGTGAATGATGCGGGCAGCCTGGCCAACCTCGCCGAAGCCATCAAAGCCGACCTCACCGTCGTTGGCCCTGAAGCGCCGCTGGTCGCGGGCATCAGTGAAGCGTTTCATGCGCGCGGCCTCAGACTGGTCGGCCCATCTGCCGAGGCGGCGCGGTTGGAAGGCAGCAAGATTTTCGCCAAGCAGTTCATGGCGCGTCACCAGATTCCCACGGCGCAGTTCACTGCCTGTCATTCGCCCGAATCGGCGCGCGCCGCGCGTGAGCTTGAATTCCGCTTCCCCGTCGTCATCAAGGCCGACGGCCTGGCTGCCGGCAAGGGCGTGCGCATCGCCCAAAATGAAGGCGAGTTCGACGCCGCGATTCAAGACTTAATGATTGACCGCCTCTTCGGCGAAGCCGGGACGCGCATCGTCTTGGAAGAATGTCTCGTCGGGCACGAGGCTTCTGTGATGCTCTTTACAGATGGCAAGGATTATAAAGTGATCGCCCCGGCGCGGGACTATAAGCGCGTCAATGATCGTGACGAAGGGCCGAACACCGGCGGCATGGGGTCGTTTTCAATGCCGGGGCTGATTGACGAAGCGACGATGGCCCGCATCCGTGGCGAGGTGATCGAGCCGGCGCTCGCCGGATTGCGCGCTGAAGGCTATCCGTTCAGGGGCTTCCTCTACGCCGGTCTGATGTTGACTGCTGACGGCCCGAAGGTCATCGAGTTCAACGCGCGCCTGGGCGACCCGGAAACTCAGCCCATCCTCATGCGCCTCGATAGCGATCTGGTTGACATCTGCGAAGCCATCATTGATGAACGCATCGGCGCAACCGAAGTGCGCTGGAGCGATGTCGCGACCGTCTGTGTCGTCGCGGCGTCGGGCGGTTATCCCGGCGACTTTGAGAAGGGCAAGGCCATCAGCGGTCTTGATGAAGCGGGCACGGTCGAAGGCGTCGTCGTCTTTCACGCCGGCACGGCGCGCGATACGGGCGGCGGACTTGTGACCACGGGCGGGCGCGTGCTGGGCGTCACGGCGCGGGCGGCGACGCTTGAAGCGGCGCGGGCGCGGGCTTACGAAGCCATCAGCAAGATTCAGTTCGAGCGCATGCACTATCGCCAAGACATTGCCGCGCAAGCATGA
- a CDS encoding methylmalonyl-CoA mutase family protein: MSTVEITNRLQEAEQEWEERTLKPTLRQRPESKSQFTTTSLAAVERLYTPNSLPDFDYETELGFPGQPPYTRGIHATGYRGRLWTMRQFAGFGSAFDTNQRFKYLLEHGQTGLSVAFDLPTLMGYDSDHPFSEGEVGKCGVAISSLADMEVLFDGIPLDQVTTSMTINAPASMIFAMFLAVAERQGADWKQVGGTLQNDILKEYIAQKEWIYPPRPSMKLITDTVEFCTREVPRFNPISISGYHIREAGSTALQELAFTLRDGIEYVQYAINAGMDVNEFAPRLSFFFNAHNDFFEEIAKYRAARRIWYKVMRDRFNATNPRAWTLRFHTQTAGVSLTAQQPLNNIVRVAIQALAGVIGGTQSLHTDAYDEALALPSDEAALIALRTQQIIAHESGVTNTIDPLGGSYFVEKLTREMEEGAFDYFRKIDGFGGMVEAIDAGFPQREIQDSAYDYQMAVETKDKIIVGVNDYVMQETPGDVNLLQIDESVAELQRERLAQLRNERDQARVEKSLKALADGARAGENTMYLLLDCARAYATLGEMCEALKPIYGIYQEPAF; the protein is encoded by the coding sequence ATGAGCACCGTCGAGATAACGAACCGCTTGCAGGAAGCCGAGCAGGAATGGGAAGAGCGCACGTTGAAGCCGACGCTCCGCCAGCGGCCTGAAAGCAAGTCACAGTTCACGACCACGTCGCTCGCCGCGGTCGAGCGGCTCTACACGCCGAACAGCCTGCCGGATTTCGATTACGAAACCGAGCTCGGCTTTCCCGGCCAGCCGCCCTACACGCGCGGCATTCACGCGACCGGCTATCGCGGGCGGTTGTGGACCATGCGCCAGTTCGCCGGCTTCGGCTCGGCCTTCGACACCAATCAGCGGTTCAAGTATCTGCTCGAACATGGGCAGACGGGTCTCTCGGTCGCCTTCGACCTTCCGACCTTGATGGGCTACGATTCGGATCACCCGTTCAGTGAAGGCGAAGTCGGCAAGTGCGGCGTGGCCATCTCCAGCCTCGCCGACATGGAGGTGCTGTTCGACGGCATCCCGCTCGATCAAGTGACGACCTCGATGACGATCAACGCGCCGGCTTCGATGATCTTTGCCATGTTCCTGGCGGTCGCCGAGCGCCAGGGCGCGGACTGGAAGCAGGTCGGCGGCACGCTGCAAAACGACATCCTCAAAGAGTACATCGCGCAGAAAGAGTGGATCTATCCGCCGCGTCCTTCGATGAAGCTGATCACCGACACCGTCGAGTTCTGCACCCGCGAAGTGCCGCGCTTCAATCCCATCTCGATCAGCGGTTATCACATCCGCGAAGCCGGCTCGACGGCTTTGCAAGAGCTGGCTTTCACGCTGCGCGACGGCATCGAATATGTGCAGTACGCGATCAACGCCGGCATGGACGTCAACGAATTCGCGCCGCGCCTGAGCTTCTTCTTTAACGCGCACAACGACTTCTTTGAAGAGATTGCCAAGTACCGCGCCGCGCGCCGCATCTGGTACAAGGTGATGCGTGATCGCTTCAATGCGACCAACCCGCGCGCCTGGACGTTGCGCTTCCACACACAGACCGCCGGCGTCTCGCTCACGGCGCAGCAGCCTTTGAACAACATCGTGCGCGTGGCGATTCAGGCGCTGGCCGGCGTCATCGGCGGCACCCAATCGCTGCACACCGATGCTTATGACGAAGCGCTCGCCCTGCCTTCGGACGAAGCGGCGCTGATCGCGTTGCGCACACAGCAGATCATCGCGCACGAATCGGGCGTGACGAATACGATTGACCCGCTCGGCGGCTCGTACTTCGTCGAGAAGCTAACGCGCGAGATGGAGGAAGGCGCGTTCGATTACTTCCGCAAGATTGACGGCTTCGGCGGCATGGTCGAGGCAATAGACGCGGGCTTCCCGCAGCGCGAGATTCAGGATTCGGCCTACGATTACCAGATGGCGGTCGAGACCAAAGACAAGATCATCGTCGGCGTCAACGACTACGTGATGCAAGAAACGCCGGGCGACGTGAACCTCTTGCAGATTGACGAATCGGTGGCCGAGCTGCAACGCGAACGCCTGGCGCAACTGCGCAACGAGCGCGACCAGGCGCGCGTCGAGAAGAGCTTGAAAGCGCTGGCCGATGGCGCGCGCGCCGGCGAGAACACCATGTACTTGCTGCTCGATTGCGCCCGCGCCTATGCGACGCTCGGCGAGATGTGCGAAGCGCTCAAGCCGATCTACGGCATCTATCAAGAGCCGGCGTTTTAG
- a CDS encoding toll/interleukin-1 receptor domain-containing protein, translating to MGYLPGFQHDIFISYAHVDNAAVDEADGWVTQFREHLDLQMSKRVGRMGAVKIWQDPTLEGSQLFDKTIEDAIISSAIFIALTSSGYLASDYCKQEVRLFEAKAGKEPLGLAVGDRLRIFNVLLNNIPFGEWPTEFGRTSGFPFHDAESPDEFGYPVDPQEKPFQLQMRKLVEAVYRTLCAMKECLPAAAPAGASAPVTAAPAAGASAAATTPAPDAFTVFLADTADSLRTLRRRVTAELQSKGIRVIADVPPPYEAAAHEERAIAAIGGAHLAVHLLDTYPGREIEDAEEKSYAQRQVELSIEHARSQFIWVPKALDLATLEDGTYKEFLDRLENGERSEATYKFLRGLPAELPREILDEIEAAQRRPPADAAPLAALVDTHFKDQLYALDLIRFLSDKNVHPYINPEEDDPRKNIRILEERLKQVTKLIIVFGSVTSEWVRARLGAAVEIAITEGCPLKACGVFYAGARRKSVDSDFRLGLFPVYTFDAADLGNPQALKPLLEAV from the coding sequence ATGGGATATTTACCGGGATTTCAGCACGACATTTTTATCAGCTATGCGCACGTTGACAACGCCGCAGTTGATGAAGCCGATGGCTGGGTGACGCAGTTCCGCGAACACCTCGACCTGCAAATGTCGAAGCGCGTCGGGCGCATGGGCGCGGTCAAAATCTGGCAAGACCCGACGCTCGAAGGCAGCCAGCTTTTCGACAAGACCATCGAAGACGCCATCATCAGTTCAGCGATCTTCATCGCCCTCACGTCGTCCGGCTATCTGGCCTCGGATTACTGCAAACAGGAGGTGCGCTTGTTCGAGGCCAAGGCCGGCAAAGAGCCTTTAGGGCTGGCGGTCGGCGACCGGCTGCGCATCTTCAACGTACTGCTCAATAACATCCCGTTCGGCGAATGGCCCACCGAGTTCGGGCGCACGAGCGGCTTCCCGTTTCACGATGCGGAATCGCCGGACGAGTTCGGCTACCCGGTAGACCCGCAGGAGAAACCTTTTCAATTGCAGATGCGCAAGCTCGTCGAAGCGGTTTATCGCACGCTCTGCGCAATGAAAGAGTGCTTACCCGCCGCAGCGCCGGCGGGCGCGTCTGCGCCGGTTACGGCGGCGCCCGCCGCTGGCGCGAGCGCCGCGGCGACGACGCCTGCACCGGACGCCTTCACGGTCTTTCTGGCCGACACCGCCGATTCGCTGCGCACGTTGCGCAGACGCGTCACCGCCGAGCTTCAGAGCAAAGGCATACGGGTCATCGCCGACGTGCCGCCGCCTTACGAAGCCGCGGCGCACGAAGAGCGCGCCATTGCCGCCATTGGCGGCGCGCACCTGGCCGTGCATCTGCTCGACACTTATCCGGGCCGCGAGATCGAAGACGCCGAAGAGAAATCCTACGCCCAGCGCCAGGTCGAGCTGAGCATCGAGCATGCGCGCTCGCAATTCATCTGGGTGCCGAAGGCGCTCGATCTGGCGACGCTTGAAGACGGCACCTATAAAGAGTTCCTCGACCGCCTGGAGAACGGCGAGCGCAGCGAGGCGACCTACAAATTCCTGCGCGGCCTGCCCGCCGAGTTGCCGCGCGAAATCCTCGACGAGATCGAAGCCGCGCAGCGCCGCCCGCCCGCCGATGCCGCGCCGCTGGCGGCGCTGGTTGATACGCACTTCAAAGATCAACTCTACGCCCTCGACCTGATCCGCTTTCTGTCGGACAAGAACGTGCATCCCTATATCAACCCTGAAGAAGATGACCCGCGCAAAAACATTCGCATCCTTGAAGAGCGCTTGAAGCAGGTCACCAAGCTGATCATCGTCTTCGGCTCGGTGACTTCGGAATGGGTGCGGGCGCGGCTCGGCGCGGCCGTCGAGATCGCCATCACCGAGGGCTGCCCGCTGAAAGCCTGCGGCGTCTTTTATGCGGGCGCGCGGCGCAAGAGCGTCGACAGCGATTTCCGCCTCGGCCTGTTCCCGGTTTATACCTTTGATGCGGCTGACCTCGGCAACCCGCAGGCGCTCAAGCCGCTGCTCGAAGCGGTTTGA
- a CDS encoding LysR family transcriptional regulator: MHIESLKVFCDLIDTRSFSKAAVKNFISQSAVSQQVRAFEDRFGKRLVERSRGGGLVPTPAGLTFYQGCREIIERFTSLNDEMQGLGDTISGQVRVATIYTVGLHELAPVVKQFIKEFPHANIHIEYSRANKVYEDVINHTIDLGIVAYPVPRPQIDIIPFRSDRLVFVCSPEHELARHKRLAVADLSGQRFVGFERDMSSRKAVDKILRDNDATVQYVMEFDNIETIKRSVEAGLGVTIIPRAAVENELRSGALRAIEFNDTFLRPIGIIHRKGKIFSAAARKFMEMLTDGAAAAAS, translated from the coding sequence ATGCATATCGAATCGCTCAAAGTGTTTTGCGACTTGATTGACACGCGCAGTTTCTCGAAAGCGGCGGTCAAGAATTTCATCTCGCAGTCGGCGGTCAGCCAGCAGGTGCGCGCCTTCGAGGACCGCTTCGGCAAGCGCCTGGTCGAGCGCAGTCGCGGCGGCGGACTGGTGCCGACGCCCGCCGGCCTGACCTTCTATCAAGGCTGCCGCGAGATCATCGAGCGCTTCACTTCGCTCAACGACGAGATGCAGGGGCTGGGCGACACGATCAGCGGCCAGGTGCGCGTCGCGACGATCTACACGGTCGGCCTGCACGAGCTGGCGCCGGTCGTCAAACAGTTCATCAAAGAATTCCCGCACGCCAACATCCATATCGAATACAGCCGCGCCAACAAAGTCTACGAAGATGTGATTAACCACACGATAGACCTCGGCATCGTTGCTTACCCGGTGCCGCGCCCGCAGATCGACATCATCCCTTTCCGCAGCGACCGCCTGGTTTTTGTCTGTAGCCCGGAACACGAACTGGCGCGGCACAAACGGCTGGCGGTCGCAGACCTTAGCGGTCAGCGCTTCGTCGGCTTCGAGCGCGACATGTCTTCGCGCAAGGCGGTGGATAAAATCCTCCGCGACAACGACGCCACGGTGCAGTACGTCATGGAATTCGACAACATCGAGACCATCAAGCGCTCGGTCGAAGCCGGCCTCGGCGTGACGATCATCCCGCGCGCCGCCGTCGAAAACGAGCTGCGCTCGGGGGCGCTGCGGGCCATCGAGTTTAACGACACCTTCCTGCGCCCCATCGGCATCATTCACCGCAAAGGGAAGATCTTCAGCGCCGCGGCGCGCAAGTTCATGGAGATGCTCACGGACGGCGCGGCAGCCGCGGCCTCCTAA
- a CDS encoding VIT domain-containing protein: MRFRLLVVLAFVLCMGGGAFGQGVIIPDECHRCPPLPRPLPQPLPRVLNVKSVKITTKIDSQVATTKVEQVFENPSPYRLEGAYFFPIPESASISDFAIYDGDKRMAAEIVEKAKARQIYNEIVRRQIDPGLLEYVGKDLFQASVFPIEPRSTRKIELTYSQVLKSEGGTVSYRYELGSGRRIQPAPIKEIAASVEINSPIDLKNIFSPSHKISITRDGERRARLSFEGVGADTQKDFLLYYSLSEKDFGLSLLTHREPGKDGYFLMLVSPKSNIADQERLAKDIVFVLDTSGSMSGEKIDKARAALKFGVESLGERDRFNVISFSGEEHLMKAALIQADRAGKQAGVKFIDNLRAEGGTNINDALIAALKQFQSAERPAMVVFLTDGLPTVGPTDIRDIVRNAAGANRANVRLFTFGVGYDVNTNLLDKLAADNRGVSDYIEPQEDLEIKVSNFFARVNYPVLSDLKLDFGGVEADLLYPRTLGDLFKNSQLVIVGRYKNSASAATIRLTGKVGNREETFTFAGQHFPAERSDNAFLGRLWATRRVGYLLEQIRLNGENTEVKDEIIQLGTRYGIVTPYTSFLVTEDMKDIGRRGRPGEPLPPMPRRSLDAMANAAPASGSGVADTRLRQSSGESAVVYSQAEKALKESDKLDSPDSYLMSVRTVADKTFKLKGDEWVDTEFKDTAALPQVNLQFGSDEFFSLIAKEPKLAEYFALGKKVTVVYKGKVYRVI; this comes from the coding sequence ATGAGATTCAGATTGCTTGTTGTGCTCGCGTTCGTTCTTTGTATGGGCGGCGGCGCCTTCGGCCAGGGGGTTATCATTCCCGACGAATGCCACCGCTGCCCGCCGCTGCCCCGCCCGCTGCCGCAACCGCTGCCGCGCGTCCTCAACGTCAAATCGGTAAAGATCACCACAAAGATCGATTCGCAGGTGGCGACGACGAAAGTCGAACAGGTCTTCGAGAACCCCTCGCCTTACCGGCTCGAAGGCGCTTACTTTTTCCCCATCCCTGAGAGTGCTTCGATCTCGGATTTCGCCATCTATGACGGCGACAAACGCATGGCCGCGGAGATTGTCGAGAAGGCAAAGGCGCGACAAATCTATAACGAGATTGTTCGCCGGCAGATCGATCCCGGCCTGCTCGAATACGTCGGCAAAGACCTCTTTCAGGCGAGCGTCTTCCCCATCGAGCCGCGCTCGACCAGGAAGATCGAGCTGACCTATTCGCAGGTGCTCAAGAGCGAAGGCGGCACCGTCAGCTACCGTTATGAGCTGGGCTCAGGCCGCCGCATTCAGCCAGCGCCGATCAAAGAGATTGCCGCCTCGGTCGAGATCAACTCGCCGATTGATCTCAAGAACATCTTCTCGCCATCGCACAAAATCTCGATCACGCGCGACGGCGAGCGGCGCGCGCGTTTGAGCTTTGAGGGCGTCGGCGCTGACACGCAAAAAGATTTCCTGCTCTATTACTCGCTATCGGAAAAAGATTTCGGGCTGTCGCTGTTGACCCACCGCGAGCCGGGCAAAGACGGTTACTTCCTGATGCTGGTTTCGCCGAAGTCGAACATCGCCGATCAGGAGCGCCTGGCGAAAGACATCGTCTTTGTGCTTGATACCTCGGGCTCGATGAGCGGCGAGAAAATTGACAAGGCGCGGGCGGCCTTAAAGTTCGGCGTCGAATCCTTAGGCGAGCGCGACCGCTTCAACGTCATCTCGTTTTCCGGCGAAGAACATCTGATGAAAGCCGCCTTGATCCAGGCCGACCGGGCCGGCAAGCAGGCGGGCGTGAAGTTTATCGATAACCTGCGCGCCGAAGGCGGCACCAACATCAACGACGCGCTGATCGCCGCGCTCAAACAGTTTCAATCCGCCGAGCGTCCGGCGATGGTGGTCTTCCTTACAGACGGCCTGCCGACGGTCGGCCCCACAGACATCAGAGACATCGTCCGCAATGCCGCCGGCGCCAACCGCGCAAACGTGCGCCTGTTCACCTTCGGCGTCGGCTATGACGTGAATACCAACCTGCTCGACAAGCTGGCGGCGGACAATCGCGGCGTCAGCGATTACATCGAGCCGCAGGAAGACCTCGAAATCAAAGTCTCGAACTTCTTTGCTCGGGTCAACTATCCAGTGTTGTCGGATCTGAAGCTCGACTTCGGCGGCGTCGAAGCCGACCTGCTCTACCCGCGCACGCTCGGCGACCTGTTCAAGAACTCGCAACTGGTGATCGTCGGGCGCTATAAGAACAGCGCGAGCGCCGCCACCATCCGCCTGACCGGCAAGGTCGGCAACCGCGAAGAGACGTTTACCTTCGCGGGTCAGCACTTCCCCGCCGAGCGCAGCGACAACGCTTTTCTCGGGCGGCTGTGGGCGACGCGCCGCGTCGGCTACCTGCTCGAACAGATTCGCCTGAACGGCGAGAACACGGAAGTCAAAGACGAGATCATTCAGCTCGGCACGCGCTATGGCATCGTCACGCCGTACACCTCTTTCCTGGTGACCGAAGACATGAAAGACATCGGCAGGCGCGGGCGTCCCGGCGAGCCGCTGCCGCCAATGCCACGGCGCTCGTTGGATGCAATGGCCAACGCCGCGCCCGCCAGTGGTTCTGGCGTTGCGGACACGAGATTGCGCCAGTCGAGCGGCGAATCGGCGGTCGTCTACAGTCAGGCCGAAAAGGCGTTAAAGGAGTCGGACAAACTCGATAGCCCCGACTCGTACCTGATGAGCGTTCGCACTGTCGCGGACAAGACCTTTAAGCTCAAAGGCGACGAGTGGGTGGACACCGAGTTCAAAGACACCGCGGCGCTGCCGCAGGTCAACCTGCAATTCGGCAGCGACGAGTTCTTCAGCTTGATCGCCAAAGAGCCGAAGCTCGCCGAGTACTTTGCGCTCGGCAAGAAAGTCACGGTCGTCTACAAAGGCAAGGTCTATCGTGTGATATAG
- a CDS encoding outer membrane beta-barrel protein translates to MRQLLLAALLVACFHTVAGAQATSNELYPKVEGFVGYSANGYSTRESSDHTAVQNISAFFSDQAGGPTGFQTSLTRNLRKYLGIKGDFSMYFNQSRGQTGTLCVESNCVTGQAFNVDSRALYLMGGPEFKVRNQTRLTPFAHSLFGMAHSRSAFHTASPSLSFADSHTRTGLAMAFGGGFDIRASNRISVRSLIDYLPTRLGDADPQESGRQNHVRLSLGIVFH, encoded by the coding sequence ATGCGACAACTGCTTCTAGCCGCCTTGTTGGTGGCTTGCTTCCACACCGTCGCCGGCGCGCAAGCGACCAGTAATGAATTGTACCCGAAGGTCGAAGGCTTCGTCGGCTATTCAGCCAATGGTTATTCGACGCGAGAATCGTCGGACCACACGGCAGTTCAAAACATCTCAGCTTTCTTCAGCGACCAGGCCGGGGGACCGACAGGCTTTCAGACTTCGCTCACCAGAAACCTGCGCAAATACCTCGGCATCAAGGGCGACTTTTCAATGTATTTCAATCAGAGCCGAGGACAGACAGGCACGCTCTGTGTTGAGAGCAATTGCGTGACCGGGCAGGCTTTCAATGTCGATTCCAGGGCGCTCTATTTGATGGGTGGCCCCGAATTCAAAGTGCGTAATCAAACACGGCTAACGCCTTTCGCGCACTCTTTATTCGGCATGGCGCACTCGCGCTCGGCGTTCCATACGGCCAGTCCGAGCCTCAGTTTCGCCGACTCGCACACTCGCACGGGACTGGCAATGGCATTCGGCGGCGGCTTTGATATTCGCGCCAGCAATCGAATCAGCGTTCGCAGCCTGATCGATTACCTGCCGACACGGCTGGGCGATGCCGATCCCCAGGAGAGCGGCAGACAAAACCACGTCCGCCTCTCACTCGGCATTGTCTTTCACTGA